In Pseudomonas sp. ADAK18, a single window of DNA contains:
- a CDS encoding response regulator transcription factor — protein MKPIRIALLDDHAIVRHGLANTLAAESNFEVVGIYDRSRDLIIGLASAPADLLLLDFALGPDEMDGVSLIRALRVKFPDCHILILSAHHDPATVGLAMRVGARGFVGKGEDMVQLVKAIRKVATGAVYLSTDMTYRLAETVTSDTREDPSDARDALVQAELTSREQEVIRCYLAGMTVSEIAEKFNRSIKTISTQKTSAFRKLGVTSNNELFKLNKIIGSP, from the coding sequence ATGAAACCTATACGCATTGCTTTATTGGACGATCACGCGATTGTTCGACATGGCTTGGCCAACACCTTGGCGGCCGAGTCGAATTTTGAAGTGGTTGGCATTTACGACCGAAGTCGTGACCTTATCATCGGGCTGGCTAGCGCCCCGGCGGATTTGCTGTTGCTGGATTTCGCACTGGGGCCCGACGAAATGGACGGCGTATCGCTGATCCGAGCCCTACGGGTCAAATTCCCCGACTGCCATATCCTCATATTGTCCGCGCATCATGATCCCGCCACCGTAGGTTTGGCTATGCGTGTCGGTGCCCGTGGCTTTGTTGGCAAGGGCGAGGACATGGTCCAACTGGTGAAGGCCATCCGCAAAGTAGCGACAGGTGCGGTGTACCTGAGTACTGACATGACCTATCGGTTGGCGGAGACGGTCACCAGCGATACCCGTGAGGACCCAAGCGATGCGCGCGATGCGCTGGTCCAGGCTGAGTTGACCAGCCGCGAACAAGAAGTGATCCGGTGTTACCTGGCGGGCATGACCGTGAGCGAAATCGCCGAGAAGTTCAACCGCAGCATCAAGACCATCAGCACCCAGAAAACCTCGGCGTTTCGCAAGCTTGGGGTCACGTCGAATAACGAACTGTTCAAACTCAATAAAATTATCGGTTCACCATGA
- a CDS encoding response regulator transcription factor, producing the protein MKRLQIALLDDHAIVRHGLVNRLVQEPDFEVVGVYSRSRDLMAGLVADPAEVLLLDFVLGPHELDGVLLIRALRVKFPQCRILVFSTHHDAATVILALRVGARGFISKGEDMSHLISAVRVVASGAVYLSPDMSYRVAEATAVNYDGGEQSRGDALRFVSLSAREQEVIRCYLAGMTITDIAEKFNRSIKTISSQKASAFRKLGVISNNELFRIKHIIEGV; encoded by the coding sequence ATGAAACGCTTACAAATTGCTTTGCTGGATGATCACGCAATCGTGCGACATGGTTTGGTCAATCGCCTGGTGCAAGAGCCCGATTTTGAGGTGGTTGGTGTTTACTCCCGCAGCCGCGATCTGATGGCCGGGCTTGTAGCTGATCCGGCCGAGGTTCTGTTACTGGATTTTGTTCTCGGACCCCACGAGCTGGACGGTGTTTTGCTGATTCGTGCGTTACGAGTGAAGTTCCCGCAATGCCGCATTCTGGTGTTTTCCACCCATCATGACGCCGCTACGGTGATCCTCGCATTACGCGTCGGTGCTCGCGGATTTATCAGTAAGGGGGAAGATATGAGCCATCTGATCAGCGCTGTCCGGGTGGTGGCATCGGGAGCGGTATACCTGAGTCCGGATATGTCTTACCGGGTCGCGGAAGCTACCGCCGTCAATTATGACGGTGGGGAGCAGAGCAGGGGTGACGCACTGCGTTTTGTTAGCCTGTCTGCCCGTGAGCAGGAGGTAATTCGCTGTTATCTGGCGGGTATGACCATCACGGATATTGCTGAGAAGTTCAATCGCAGCATCAAGACCATCAGTTCACAAAAAGCCTCGGCGTTTCGCAAGCTGGGTGTGATATCGAACAATGAATTATTCAGGATCAAACACATTATTGAAGGTGTTTGA
- a CDS encoding EAL domain-containing protein, with the protein MILSSAAPNEFKALRIITLATDTTCAYRLAGALSCMGVTPLANVESLSAVEAWLSESPVDVIVCEIRSECGDALMLPSLLKGLHAAGTLVQPPSIFWTGEATLNAPVRVIDEKRTFAQQEPGHQLWIKHMGGVSISALESHARLARASGIQVEILREGGTLDLDDALRAVLLTRAQSDLKLRVNTFEALAEDEVINALTTGKGLRFVFQPQFELLSRRVVGAEALVRWKHQRFGEIPPSVLMPLVNRLGLDLLLFSLVEMWTIKVMLALKQFNIGIPIAVNASAKTICTPHFADRLAARMHQADLPNRLLKIELTEDVPEPDELCLSASLTAIRAKGFQISLDDFGTGAATLNLLANMSFDEMKIDGSFVREVERHSSSRKVIAGIVSWAGLLNLNLVAEGIEDESTIVLLHRLGCRVGQGYALARPMEIDDFLNFVTQQKNSQQS; encoded by the coding sequence ATGATCTTAAGTTCCGCCGCGCCCAACGAGTTCAAAGCGTTACGCATCATTACGTTGGCAACCGACACTACCTGCGCCTATCGGCTAGCAGGCGCATTGAGCTGCATGGGTGTTACTCCGCTGGCCAACGTTGAGTCCTTGAGCGCCGTAGAGGCATGGCTGAGCGAAAGCCCGGTCGATGTCATCGTGTGTGAGATTCGCTCCGAGTGCGGTGATGCTCTGATGTTGCCAAGCCTGCTCAAAGGACTGCATGCGGCCGGCACTCTAGTGCAGCCTCCCAGTATCTTCTGGACCGGGGAAGCAACCTTGAATGCCCCGGTGCGGGTCATCGACGAGAAACGCACGTTTGCTCAGCAAGAGCCTGGCCATCAGCTCTGGATCAAACACATGGGCGGGGTGTCCATCAGTGCGCTGGAGTCCCATGCACGATTGGCCCGGGCATCGGGGATCCAGGTGGAAATCCTGCGTGAAGGGGGAACCCTGGACCTGGACGATGCCTTGCGAGCGGTGCTGCTGACTCGTGCACAGTCGGACCTTAAATTGCGCGTGAATACCTTTGAGGCGCTGGCCGAAGACGAGGTGATCAATGCCTTGACCACGGGTAAGGGCCTGCGTTTCGTCTTCCAGCCGCAATTCGAACTGTTGAGTCGGCGCGTTGTTGGGGCCGAAGCCTTGGTGCGCTGGAAGCATCAACGCTTTGGCGAAATACCGCCTTCAGTGCTGATGCCATTGGTCAATCGTCTGGGTTTAGATCTGCTGCTGTTCAGTTTGGTGGAGATGTGGACCATCAAGGTGATGTTGGCGCTAAAACAATTCAACATCGGGATTCCCATCGCGGTAAACGCATCGGCCAAGACCATTTGCACGCCCCACTTCGCCGATCGATTGGCGGCGCGCATGCATCAGGCAGACCTGCCGAATCGGCTGCTGAAGATCGAACTTACCGAGGACGTACCCGAGCCAGACGAACTCTGTCTTTCGGCTTCATTGACGGCGATACGCGCCAAGGGCTTTCAGATTTCACTGGATGACTTCGGTACAGGGGCTGCCACTTTAAACCTGCTGGCAAATATGTCGTTTGATGAGATGAAGATCGATGGCTCGTTCGTACGGGAAGTAGAGCGGCATTCATCGTCGCGCAAGGTTATCGCCGGTATCGTCAGTTGGGCGGGACTGCTCAATTTGAATCTGGTGGCCGAGGGAATTGAGGATGAGTCCACTATTGTGTTGTTGCACCGTCTGGGTTGTCGGGTAGGACAGGGCTACGCCTTGGCCCGTCCGATGGAAATCGATGACTTCTTGAACTTTGTTACCCAACAGAAAAACAGCCAGCAAAGCTGA
- a CDS encoding integrase arm-type DNA-binding domain-containing protein — MGKLTVKQIENLTAPGTYEDGDGLRLLIKPNGKKYWVLRFQLSGKRREMGLGTYPGISLKVARQKTSDKRRLLQDGIDPLQARDDERAAQQAAEHQRIRKSVTFQDVSNDYIEAHRAGWKNVKHAQQWTNTLATYAAPVIGELATNQITTEHVLDILKPIWGSKAETASRVRNRIELVLDAAKARGLRDGENPARWRGHLDKLLPPSSKAKRTQNHPALPYSDLARFIPALDSVEGQSACALKMTILTACRTSEVLEADWSEVDLKTKLWTIPAVRMKAGKIHTVPLSDALIALLEALPRIKGSSLLFPGARKGRPISNMAMLMTLRRMDLKDLDDGGKGWRDSNDKVITAHGFRSTFRDWAAECTPHAREVCEMALAHVVASGAEAAYWRSDLLEKRRVLMADWADFVTRNVNGSAFI, encoded by the coding sequence ATGGGAAAGCTGACCGTAAAGCAAATTGAAAACCTGACAGCCCCTGGCACCTATGAGGATGGGGACGGCCTTCGCCTACTCATCAAGCCCAACGGAAAGAAGTATTGGGTACTGCGCTTCCAGCTTTCAGGAAAACGTAGAGAAATGGGACTTGGTACCTATCCAGGAATCAGCCTGAAGGTCGCTCGACAAAAAACCAGCGACAAACGACGGCTGTTGCAGGATGGCATTGACCCCTTGCAGGCTCGTGATGATGAACGCGCAGCACAGCAGGCTGCTGAGCACCAACGCATAAGGAAATCCGTAACGTTTCAGGACGTATCAAACGATTACATAGAAGCGCATCGTGCTGGCTGGAAAAACGTAAAACACGCCCAGCAATGGACGAACACACTGGCCACTTACGCCGCGCCCGTCATCGGCGAACTCGCCACCAACCAGATCACCACCGAGCACGTCCTCGATATTCTAAAGCCCATCTGGGGCAGCAAAGCCGAAACAGCTAGCCGGGTTCGCAACAGGATAGAACTAGTCCTCGATGCCGCCAAAGCACGTGGACTGCGAGACGGTGAAAACCCAGCACGCTGGCGTGGACACCTAGACAAGCTGTTACCACCGAGCTCCAAGGCTAAACGGACTCAAAACCACCCAGCATTGCCTTACTCGGATTTGGCTCGTTTCATACCGGCACTTGATAGTGTTGAAGGACAATCCGCCTGCGCACTCAAAATGACGATCCTCACCGCTTGCCGAACCAGCGAGGTTCTTGAAGCCGACTGGAGTGAGGTTGATTTGAAAACCAAGCTATGGACGATTCCAGCCGTGCGAATGAAAGCGGGAAAAATTCATACCGTGCCGCTATCTGATGCGCTCATCGCACTGCTCGAAGCTCTCCCACGAATCAAAGGTAGCTCGTTGCTGTTTCCAGGGGCTCGTAAAGGTCGACCCATTAGCAATATGGCCATGTTAATGACTTTGCGTCGCATGGACCTAAAGGACCTGGATGATGGTGGCAAGGGCTGGCGCGATAGCAATGACAAAGTCATTACTGCTCACGGGTTTCGCAGCACATTCAGGGACTGGGCTGCTGAATGTACACCCCATGCACGAGAAGTCTGCGAGATGGCTTTGGCTCACGTTGTCGCCAGCGGTGCTGAGGCGGCCTACTGGCGAAGTGACTTATTGGAAAAACGCCGTGTATTGATGGCTGATTGGGCCGACTTTGTGACACGCAACGTAAATGGGTCTGCCTTTATTTAG